TGTTGGTTGGAACTTTCATAGTACTGCCTCCATTGCTCTAAGAAAACATTGAAATTAACCCCAATGGTGTTGGCAATGCTGTTTTCTTCGTTTCTATTGATCCTGCTTAGGTTAAGGATACTGGAGACATACCTTCTGCCATACCTTTCCACGATAAAATTCCAAACAGATTGGCCCAAAAGCGCTGCTTCTTTTTCCTTATAGCGGTGTAATTTAACAGTCTTAGTATCCCTTAGATAATGCCTCACAAAATCATCCATCTCCCTGCTCCAGCCATATGCCAAATACATGGCTGCACCTTCAATATACCAATCAGGGAAACTGTTGATCAAAGTAGATTGAAAGGCATCTGCAATGGTAGAACCATATAGCATCTCTTCTATGATGACCTTTGAGGTAGTATAAATGAGGTCTTTTTTGAACTGTTCCCATGTTCCGGTAAAAGCGACCTCACCTATCAAGCGGCTGAAAAATTTCTGACCATCTATGGTAAATTGATCCTTATTCAGGTTGACATTACTTTGCAGCCGTTCTTCTGCTGAATTATAAATGAAAATTTTAGGCTTGGTATAGGCCACATAACCAATCTGTTGGGTCAATCTGTCAAATTCTTTCTCCAAGTAATCTATGGCCATTCGGGCATTGTTCATGCCGCCATCATAATAAAAAACTTCGAAATTATTGGAGGTATACTGATACCATTCTATATTTTGATGCTGGACCCTACTTTTACCGAATCTCTCCTTGTCAAACTGTGAGAAAGCAGGATGGACTGCCAGCAGAATTAAAATCGAAAATAAAATACGCGTCAACTTTTCTTTCATGCGGTTATTAACACTTCGACTTAAATATACTTAAAAATACATTATGTTCATTTACAACGTATGATGTTTGCTTCAATTTCCGGTTCTTTTCCTTCAAGCAACAATTCTATGAAAACCTTACTGAAATAAGGAACAAGGGATACTCCTTTAGCCCCAAAACCATTGAAAATGTAAACGTTTTTAAAGCCTGGATGTTTTCCCAAAAAGGGCCTTCTGTCTTTTGTGGCTGGACGTATCCCATGGACATGTCTAATAATTTTTTTTTCTTTTATTTTCAGAAGCTTATCCAGCTTCTCAAGAATTTCATTTTTCCCCCTTTCCGTGGGCCCTGAATCCAGATCATGCCAACTGTAAGTGGAACCTACCCTATGCCTGCCATCGGGCAGCGATATCCTAAATACCCCCCTGTTGATAATTTCTTCCGGATGAAATTCTTGTTCAATATCCATAATCTCACCCTTGACGGGAGCAAATGGCAAATTGCCAAAATATTTACTTTGAAGGGCCCCTAGCCCATTGCAATAAATGATTCCTTTGGCCATGATGTCTTTATAGATGATACCACCTTCATCCACTTGCAATGCATCTTCCTCAAAATGTTCCTGCCTCAACATTCCACCATGAATCATTTTTTGAGCATAGGCATCCAAAAGTTTGGGAATATCCAGATATCCTGAATTCTTAAGCATAATCCCTCCAAAAGGATTGACTACTTCGGTGTAACGCTCTTCGGTATAAATTTTTTGAAAATACGGCTGCAGCAAAGGGTCACCACTGTGCCCCATCCATTCATTTTGCTCTTCAATACTTAAGAACGGCCTGTAAATGGATTTACGGATCAAGAATTTTTCCCCTAAAAAATCCTCTATTGATTGATAAAATGGCTCTATCTCAGGAAAAAGTTGATCTGCCAACCAGGTTCTGACCATTTTCTTGCCGGTTACCGGATTGTACAAACCTGCGGCAACCCGACTGCTCAAATTGCCTGAAGGGGTATCGTAAATTATGAAACGGAGCTTTTTTTCCACCATCCTAAAGGAAAGTGCAGTACCGGCAAGCCCCTGCCCAATGAGTAAAAAATCTACTTCCATGCCCAAAAATATATTCTTTCTTCGTTATTTTGAGGCTTAAACGAGAAGATTGTCTATGCTGCAACTTAAATCTTTTACTTTTAATCCATTCATGGAAAACACCTACCTCCTCTATGACGAATCGAAAGAGGCTGTGATTTTTGATCCGGGATGCTTTGAAAAATATGAGCAAAGGGAACTCTCTGATTTTATTGAAAAGGAGGACCTGAA
This Cecembia calidifontis DNA region includes the following protein-coding sequences:
- a CDS encoding NAD(P)/FAD-dependent oxidoreductase yields the protein MEVDFLLIGQGLAGTALSFRMVEKKLRFIIYDTPSGNLSSRVAAGLYNPVTGKKMVRTWLADQLFPEIEPFYQSIEDFLGEKFLIRKSIYRPFLSIEEQNEWMGHSGDPLLQPYFQKIYTEERYTEVVNPFGGIMLKNSGYLDIPKLLDAYAQKMIHGGMLRQEHFEEDALQVDEGGIIYKDIMAKGIIYCNGLGALQSKYFGNLPFAPVKGEIMDIEQEFHPEEIINRGVFRISLPDGRHRVGSTYSWHDLDSGPTERGKNEILEKLDKLLKIKEKKIIRHVHGIRPATKDRRPFLGKHPGFKNVYIFNGFGAKGVSLVPYFSKVFIELLLEGKEPEIEANIIRCK